The following proteins are co-located in the Solanum pennellii chromosome 8, SPENNV200 genome:
- the LOC107028998 gene encoding uncharacterized protein LOC107028998 isoform X2: MGTCIFLICLLMGIFYNLCRFEVAKELWNMLLAKCGELRHMKYEPLGSRKCSGRYMPYSNVDSFLKICKILGLNGIDLFSPSDVVEKKNIRKVCICLRALSNKARSKQLKVPDFDLVTSMVVMPKNMVGGIRRSLETSQCSLSSSSGYYSYKETRSKLTERNKITESEANYDSSSEESDEAESKFVGEESCCSSMNQLEDGNATDSDADNSIGEYSAVSKNRREKNRSSLGNGGKYISPNNRIHFDYSNLNAENDESIVGDSMYDYEMEGSCISNYLSFSDSIIGGTDGSTPVLREGEDNILNLFMAIDSHRPNSSKGTFQNGHQYKYSDNEDAEVSSTTSMSSVLGRVHALDFDDQFDADECLTEETSGSLLENEADRQQNDLSASHEAWNVATTELVFHDTKEPSVVKPKISASVSELTYPASDEPVSASAHSEDIEVARSEDMVCLDTAACRNNLKNVSLVGRNEGCDGDSQYLKFVSEVVSSTCEPSMTLDGVNMDRNNSVNSANCCERIEKGHPCSCTVCGSGDASEACKPTLPGDDGDRKHKVPHLWEQNASEGNQETDAGALKDKRRQRPLLKTVARGTALVGVLYLLLHFSRRRNKPEEGSEANSKRTQSKKIRGRDFSYGHGQNGRQLNSIYPSEKLKFKN; this comes from the exons ATAACTTGTGTAGGTTTGAAGTTGCCAAAGAGTTATGGAATATGCTATTGGCAAAGTGTGGAGAGCTAAGACATATGAAGTATGAACCACTTGGTTCGCGGAAATGCAGTGGGAGATATATGCCATATTCTAATGTTGACTCATTTTTAAAG ATATGCAAAATACTAGGATTAAATGGTATCGATCTCTTCTCCCCATCTGATGTTGTTGAGAAAAAGAACATTCGGAAAGTTTGCATTTGCTTAAGGGCACTCTCAAATAAGGCCCGTTCCAAACAATTGAAG GTTCCTGACTTCGACTTGGTGACCTCTATGGTAGTCATGCCAAAAAATATGGTGGGTGGCATTCGAAGAAGCTTGGAGACATCACAATGCAGCCTTTCAAGTTCTTCTGGTTATTACTCGTATAAAGAAACAAGATCAAAACTTACGGAG AGAAATAAAATCACAGAGTCTGAAGCAAACTATGATTCTTCATCTGAAGAGTCTGATGAGGCAGAGAGCAAATTTGTGGGAGAAGAGTCTTGTTGCTCATCTATGAATCAGCTTGAAGATGGTAATGCCACAGATTCAGATGCAGACAATTCTATCGGCGAATATTCAGCTGTTAGCAAGAACAGAAGAGAGAAAAACAGATCTTCTCTAGGAAATGGAGGGAAATATATTAGTCCCAATAATAGGATACACTTTGATTATAGTAACCTTAATGCGGAAAATGATGAGTCAATTGTTGGAGATTCTATGTATGATTACGAAATGGAAGGTAGTTGTATTTCCAACTACTTATCATTCTCAGATTCAATTATTGGTGGAACTGATGGTAGTACGCCTGTTTTGCGGGAAGGTGAAGATAATATTTTGAACTTATTTATGGCAATTGATTCCCATAGACCAAATTCCAGTAAAGGGACTTTTCAGAATGGACATCAGTATAAATATTCGGATAATGAAGACGCAGAAGTTTCATCAACCACTAGCATGAGCTCTGTACTAGGTCGGGTGCATGCTTTGGATTTTGATGACCAATTTGATGCAGACGAATGTTTAACAGAAGAAACCTCTGGTTCCTTACTGGAAAATGAGGCCGATCGGCAGCAAAACGATTTATCTGCAAGTCATGAAGCATGGAATGTTGCAACTACTGAACTTGTTTTTCATGATACTAAGGAACCCTCTGTGGTAAAACCTAAAATTTCTGCCAGTGTCAGTGAGCTCACATATCCCGCTTCAGATGAACCGGTATCTGCTTCCGCACATAGCGAAGATATCGAGGTTGCAAGAAGTGAAGATATGGTTTGTCTTGATACTGCTGCATGTAGAAATAATCTTAAGAATGTCTCTTTAGTTGGCAGAAATGAAGGATGTGATGGTGATTCACAGTATCTCAAATTTGTTTCTGAAGTAGTTAGTAGTACATGTGAACCATCCATGACTTTGGATGGTGTTAACATGGATCGGAATAATTCCGTTAATTCTGCAAATTGTTGTGAACGTATTGAAAAAGGGCACCCCTGTTCCTGCACCGTCTGTGGTTCAGGTGATGCAAGTGAAGCATGTAAACCTACACTTCCAGGAGATGAT GGTGACAGGAAACATAAAGTTCCACATTTGTGGGAACAAAATGCTTCAGAGGGAAATCAAGAAACAGATGCTGGTGCATTAAAAGACAAACGTCGACAGAGACCATTGCTGAAAACAGTTGCTAGAGGCACTGCGCTTGTTGGTGTATTGTATCTGTTGCTGCATTTCAG TCGTAGGAGAAACAAACCGGAGGAAGGCAGTGAAGCCAACAGTAAACGAACTCAAAGTAAGAAGATTCGTGGCAGAGATTTCTCGTATGGGCATGGACAAAATGGACGTCAACTCAATAGTATATATCCTTCCgaaaaactcaagttcaagaaTTAG
- the LOC107028998 gene encoding uncharacterized protein LOC107028998 isoform X1, which produces MGGYSGDSSKSSAESNFRELDDVFLQTQTRIWLGEVLKMRLDGHLHISDLLADGDLLFEVAKELWNMLLAKCGELRHMKYEPLGSRKCSGRYMPYSNVDSFLKICKILGLNGIDLFSPSDVVEKKNIRKVCICLRALSNKARSKQLKVPDFDLVTSMVVMPKNMVGGIRRSLETSQCSLSSSSGYYSYKETRSKLTERNKITESEANYDSSSEESDEAESKFVGEESCCSSMNQLEDGNATDSDADNSIGEYSAVSKNRREKNRSSLGNGGKYISPNNRIHFDYSNLNAENDESIVGDSMYDYEMEGSCISNYLSFSDSIIGGTDGSTPVLREGEDNILNLFMAIDSHRPNSSKGTFQNGHQYKYSDNEDAEVSSTTSMSSVLGRVHALDFDDQFDADECLTEETSGSLLENEADRQQNDLSASHEAWNVATTELVFHDTKEPSVVKPKISASVSELTYPASDEPVSASAHSEDIEVARSEDMVCLDTAACRNNLKNVSLVGRNEGCDGDSQYLKFVSEVVSSTCEPSMTLDGVNMDRNNSVNSANCCERIEKGHPCSCTVCGSGDASEACKPTLPGDDGDRKHKVPHLWEQNASEGNQETDAGALKDKRRQRPLLKTVARGTALVGVLYLLLHFSRRRNKPEEGSEANSKRTQSKKIRGRDFSYGHGQNGRQLNSIYPSEKLKFKN; this is translated from the exons GTTTGAAGTTGCCAAAGAGTTATGGAATATGCTATTGGCAAAGTGTGGAGAGCTAAGACATATGAAGTATGAACCACTTGGTTCGCGGAAATGCAGTGGGAGATATATGCCATATTCTAATGTTGACTCATTTTTAAAG ATATGCAAAATACTAGGATTAAATGGTATCGATCTCTTCTCCCCATCTGATGTTGTTGAGAAAAAGAACATTCGGAAAGTTTGCATTTGCTTAAGGGCACTCTCAAATAAGGCCCGTTCCAAACAATTGAAG GTTCCTGACTTCGACTTGGTGACCTCTATGGTAGTCATGCCAAAAAATATGGTGGGTGGCATTCGAAGAAGCTTGGAGACATCACAATGCAGCCTTTCAAGTTCTTCTGGTTATTACTCGTATAAAGAAACAAGATCAAAACTTACGGAG AGAAATAAAATCACAGAGTCTGAAGCAAACTATGATTCTTCATCTGAAGAGTCTGATGAGGCAGAGAGCAAATTTGTGGGAGAAGAGTCTTGTTGCTCATCTATGAATCAGCTTGAAGATGGTAATGCCACAGATTCAGATGCAGACAATTCTATCGGCGAATATTCAGCTGTTAGCAAGAACAGAAGAGAGAAAAACAGATCTTCTCTAGGAAATGGAGGGAAATATATTAGTCCCAATAATAGGATACACTTTGATTATAGTAACCTTAATGCGGAAAATGATGAGTCAATTGTTGGAGATTCTATGTATGATTACGAAATGGAAGGTAGTTGTATTTCCAACTACTTATCATTCTCAGATTCAATTATTGGTGGAACTGATGGTAGTACGCCTGTTTTGCGGGAAGGTGAAGATAATATTTTGAACTTATTTATGGCAATTGATTCCCATAGACCAAATTCCAGTAAAGGGACTTTTCAGAATGGACATCAGTATAAATATTCGGATAATGAAGACGCAGAAGTTTCATCAACCACTAGCATGAGCTCTGTACTAGGTCGGGTGCATGCTTTGGATTTTGATGACCAATTTGATGCAGACGAATGTTTAACAGAAGAAACCTCTGGTTCCTTACTGGAAAATGAGGCCGATCGGCAGCAAAACGATTTATCTGCAAGTCATGAAGCATGGAATGTTGCAACTACTGAACTTGTTTTTCATGATACTAAGGAACCCTCTGTGGTAAAACCTAAAATTTCTGCCAGTGTCAGTGAGCTCACATATCCCGCTTCAGATGAACCGGTATCTGCTTCCGCACATAGCGAAGATATCGAGGTTGCAAGAAGTGAAGATATGGTTTGTCTTGATACTGCTGCATGTAGAAATAATCTTAAGAATGTCTCTTTAGTTGGCAGAAATGAAGGATGTGATGGTGATTCACAGTATCTCAAATTTGTTTCTGAAGTAGTTAGTAGTACATGTGAACCATCCATGACTTTGGATGGTGTTAACATGGATCGGAATAATTCCGTTAATTCTGCAAATTGTTGTGAACGTATTGAAAAAGGGCACCCCTGTTCCTGCACCGTCTGTGGTTCAGGTGATGCAAGTGAAGCATGTAAACCTACACTTCCAGGAGATGAT GGTGACAGGAAACATAAAGTTCCACATTTGTGGGAACAAAATGCTTCAGAGGGAAATCAAGAAACAGATGCTGGTGCATTAAAAGACAAACGTCGACAGAGACCATTGCTGAAAACAGTTGCTAGAGGCACTGCGCTTGTTGGTGTATTGTATCTGTTGCTGCATTTCAG TCGTAGGAGAAACAAACCGGAGGAAGGCAGTGAAGCCAACAGTAAACGAACTCAAAGTAAGAAGATTCGTGGCAGAGATTTCTCGTATGGGCATGGACAAAATGGACGTCAACTCAATAGTATATATCCTTCCgaaaaactcaagttcaagaaTTAG